CCGTGGCGCCAGCGAGGACGTGGCGCGCGGGATCGACGTGCAGATCCGCAAGGCGAGGGGACAGATCCAGCGCTTGAATCGGAACCTCGACGACGTTCGCTTCGGCAGCATCGGCGGGATCCGGGTCAAACTCCAGCCGGTCGAACGTATGGAGCGCGTGCTGCGATCTCTGCGCGAAGGTGCAGTCCAGGGACTGCTGTTCCAGGAGAACCTTCCCATCGAAGAGGCGCTGGACGAGATCTTCCGCCGCTACGGTGGCGGGCGTTCCGGAGGGCCGCGTCTGTTGGACTACCGTGAGTACGTCCATCTGCAGGTGGAGATCCGTCGTCGTGCCGACGCCGATTGGGAGATCGCCAATCCGACGCGGCTGTCCACTGGGGAGGCGATTGGCGTGGGCGCCGCGCTCATGATGGTCGTCCTCACGGAGTGGGAGCGCGACGCGAACATCCTGCGTGGTAATCGCGCGATGGGCTCGCTGCGTTTCCTCTTCCTCGACGAGGCCAATCGCCTCTCGCACGACAACCTCGGTGTGTTGTTCGACCTGTGCCGGACCCTCGATCTGCAATTGCTCATCGCAGCCCCCGAGGTGGCCCGAGCGGACGGGAACACGACTTATCGTCTGGTCCGACGCGTCGACGAGGACGGGCGCGAGGAGGTCCTGGTGAGTGGGCGCAGAACGAGGGCCGACGCGTGATCTGGGACAGCGAAGACGCTCGCCTGGCGCTGCTGGAACTGCTCTCGCGAAGTCGGCTCAAGCGTCGGCGCGCCCAACGCGAGGCCTTCGAAGCCCTCGACGAACTTTCCTGGACCCGGGCCACCGGTCGCCGTGACGAGATCGGCGTGGTGGAAGCGCGCAGATCCGAACTGGTGGACTTGATCGATCGGGCATGGCCGATCTGGCGGGACGTCCTCGCCGACCTGGTTGCCGCGGGACTCCCCCCGACTCCCGAGGGCCACGCGCGGCTCCTCGACCACCGGCGTGCCCGGAGCGTGGCCGACCTGGACGATCTTCCCGAGCGCATCAACCGGCGCACCGCGGCGGCGCTGACGGCCCCGCACTCGAAGGCCTCTCTGACGACGACCAGAAGGGGTGCGCTCGGGACCAGTGATCCGACCCACGACGGTTCGGTCCGCTTGCGTCCGCCCGCGGGGTTGTCGGCCCACACGCCGGCCGGGGGCATCGACCTCGGCGCGACGGCCGCCGTGCTCGGCGAGGTGTCGATTCCCGAACGGGCGTTTCTCGACGGACTCGTTCTCGAGGGCGAGATCCGCGCCGTCCTGCTGGTCGAGAATCTCGGGGCCTGGAGGGATCTCCCCGCGCCGCCGGATTGGTTGCTGGTCCACGTCCCGGGATGGGACACGGCGACGGCCGGTCACCTGCTCGATCGCGTCATCGGCGTCCCGATCATCCATTTCGGCGACCTCGACCCGAACGGTGTTCGCATCCTGCTGAGCCTGCGTCGACGGGTGCCGGATCTGAAGTGGTTCCTTCCGGATTTCTGGCTCCGATCAGCCGATTCCCGTGGGCTCCGGGGTGGTTGGCCACCGGATCTCGATCTCGACTTCGCACCAAGGCCCGTGCGCGAGATGGCGGCACGCGGGATCTGGCTCGAGCAGGAACCCATCGTCCTGGATCCGCGCACCGTAGAGGCCTTGGAGAGCATGACCGGGGGACGGGACGATGGGTCTTCCCGCTGACGCCTCGCCACGGGCCATGTACGCCTGCGGAAGGGCGAGAACACCAATGCGCGCAACGTCAGATGAGCCCGGCGTGGATGCAGTCCCTCGAGAACCGGCAGACCGCTCTCGGCGATGGCGACTCCGCACGCCCACGCGTGGAACGGCCGAGTGACACCTGGGGATGTTCCACGCCGGAAGACCGGACACTTCCGCA
This sequence is a window from Candidatus Krumholzibacteriia bacterium. Protein-coding genes within it:
- a CDS encoding Wadjet anti-phage system protein JetD domain-containing protein; translated protein: MIWDSEDARLALLELLSRSRLKRRRAQREAFEALDELSWTRATGRRDEIGVVEARRSELVDLIDRAWPIWRDVLADLVAAGLPPTPEGHARLLDHRRARSVADLDDLPERINRRTAAALTAPHSKASLTTTRRGALGTSDPTHDGSVRLRPPAGLSAHTPAGGIDLGATAAVLGEVSIPERAFLDGLVLEGEIRAVLLVENLGAWRDLPAPPDWLLVHVPGWDTATAGHLLDRVIGVPIIHFGDLDPNGVRILLSLRRRVPDLKWFLPDFWLRSADSRGLRGGWPPDLDLDFAPRPVREMAARGIWLEQEPIVLDPRTVEALESMTGGRDDGSSR